A window of the Tachyglossus aculeatus isolate mTacAcu1 chromosome 2, mTacAcu1.pri, whole genome shotgun sequence genome harbors these coding sequences:
- the ARL4A gene encoding ADP-ribosylation factor-like protein 4A, giving the protein MGNGLSEQASILSGLPPFHHFHIVILGLDCAGKTTVLYRLQFNEFVNTVPTKGFNTEKIRVTLGNSKTVTFHFWDVGGQEKLRPLWKSYTRCTDGIVFVVDSVDVERMEEAKTELHKITRISENQGVPVLIVANKQDLRHALSLAQVEKLLATGELSSSTPWHLQPTCAIIGDGLQEGLEKLYDMIVKRRKMLRQQKKKR; this is encoded by the coding sequence ATGGGGAATGGACTGTCGGAGCAGGCGTCGATCCTGTCCGGCCTGCCGCCCTTCCACCACTTCCACATCGTCATCCTGGGCCTGGACTGCGCCGGGAAGACCACGGTCCTCTACCGGCTGCAGTTCAACGAGTTCGTCAACACCGTCCCCACCAAGGGCTTCAACACGGAGAAGatccgggtgaccctgggcaactccaAGACGGTCACCTTCCACTTCTGGGACGTGGGCGGGCAGGAGAAGCTCCGGCCGCTGTGGAAGTCGTACACGCGCTGCACCGACGGCATCGTCTTCGTCGTGGACTCGGTGGACGtcgagaggatggaggaggccaAGACGGAGCTGCACAAGATCACCCGGATCTCGGAGAACCAGGGCGTCCCCGTGCTCATCGTGGCCAACAAGCAGGACCTGAGGCACGCGCTGTCGCTGGCCCAGGTGGAGAAGCTGCTGGCCACGGGGGAGCTCAGCTCTTCCACCCCCTGGCACCTCCAGCCCACCTGCGCCATCATAGGCGACGGCCTCCAGGAGGGCCTGGAGAAGCTGTACGACATGATCGTCAAGCGGAGGAAGATGCTGCGGCAGCAAAAGAAGAAAAGATGA